One window of Pseudomonas sp. FP198 genomic DNA carries:
- a CDS encoding sarcosine oxidase subunit alpha: protein MSQINRLSNGGRIDRNKVLTFTFNGQSYKGFEGDSLAAALLANGVDIIGRSFKYSRPRGIFAAGAEEPNAVLQIGATEATQIPNVRATQQALYQGLVATSTNGWPNVNNDMMGILGKVGGKLMPPGFYYKTFMYPQSFWMTYEKYIRKAAGLGRSPTENDPDTYDYMNRHCDVLIVGAGPAGLAAALAAARSGARVILADEQEEFGGSLLDSRESLDGKPATEWVAAAVAELRSMPEVVLLPRATVNGYHDHNFLTIHERLTDHLGDRAPIGQVRQRINRVRAKRVVLATGACERPLVYGNNDVPGNMLAGAVSTYIRRYGVAPGKKLVLSTNNDHAYRVALDWFDAGLQVVAVADARSNPRGALVEEARAKGIRILTGSAVIEARGSKRVSGARVAAIDVRAHKVTSPGEWLDCDLVASSGGYSPVVHLASHLGGKPIWREDILGFVPGEAPQKRVCVGGVNGVYGLGDSLADGFEGGVRAASEAGFKAVEGVLPKALSRHEEPTLALFQVPHEKTTARAPKQFVDLQNDVTAAAIELATREGFESVEHVKRYTALGFGTDQGKLGNVNGLAIAARSLNVSIPQMGTTMFRPNYTPVTFGAVAGRHCGHIFEPVRFTALHAWHVKNGAEFEDVGQWKRPWYFPKNGEDLHAAVKRECKAVRDSVGLLDASTLGKIDIQGPDAREFLNRIYTNAWTKLDVGKARYGLMCKEDGMVFDDGVTACLADNHFLMTTTTGGAARVLQWLEIYQQTEWPDLKVYFTSVTDHWATMTLSGPNSRKLLSEVTDIDLDKDGFPFMTWKEGLVGGVPARVFRISFTGELSYEINVQADYAMGVLEQIVEAGKKYNLTPYGTETMHVLRAEKGFIIVGQDTDGSMTPDDLNMGWCVGRTKPFSWIGWRGMNREDCVREERKQLVGLKPIDPNVWLPEGAQLVFNPKQAIPMSMVGHVTSSYAHNSLGYSFAMGVVKGGLKRLGERVFAPLADGRVIEAEIVSSVFFDPKGDRQNV from the coding sequence ATGAGCCAGATCAATCGCCTGTCCAACGGCGGACGGATCGACCGCAACAAAGTGCTGACATTCACCTTCAACGGCCAGAGCTACAAAGGCTTCGAAGGCGATTCCCTGGCCGCCGCGCTGCTGGCCAACGGTGTCGACATCATTGGTCGCAGCTTCAAGTATTCCCGTCCGCGCGGCATCTTTGCCGCCGGTGCGGAAGAGCCGAACGCGGTGCTGCAGATCGGCGCCACCGAAGCCACGCAGATCCCGAACGTGCGCGCCACGCAACAGGCGCTGTATCAGGGACTGGTCGCCACCAGCACCAACGGCTGGCCGAACGTCAACAACGACATGATGGGGATTCTCGGCAAGGTCGGCGGCAAGCTGATGCCGCCGGGCTTCTACTACAAAACCTTCATGTACCCGCAATCGTTCTGGATGACTTACGAGAAGTACATCCGCAAGGCCGCAGGGTTGGGTCGCTCGCCGACCGAGAACGATCCGGATACCTACGACTACATGAACCGTCACTGCGACGTGCTGATCGTCGGCGCTGGCCCTGCTGGCCTGGCCGCAGCATTGGCCGCGGCCCGCAGCGGTGCGCGAGTGATCCTGGCCGATGAGCAGGAAGAGTTCGGCGGCAGCCTGCTCGACTCCCGCGAGAGCCTGGACGGCAAGCCGGCGACCGAGTGGGTCGCGGCGGCGGTGGCTGAACTGCGCTCGATGCCCGAGGTGGTGTTGCTGCCTCGCGCCACGGTGAACGGTTACCACGACCACAACTTCCTGACCATCCACGAGCGCCTCACCGATCACCTCGGCGACCGCGCACCGATTGGCCAGGTCCGCCAGCGCATCAACCGGGTTCGCGCCAAGCGCGTGGTGCTGGCGACTGGTGCTTGCGAGCGCCCGCTGGTCTACGGCAACAACGACGTGCCGGGCAACATGCTCGCGGGTGCGGTTTCTACCTACATCCGCCGCTACGGCGTGGCGCCGGGCAAGAAACTCGTGTTGAGTACCAACAACGACCACGCCTATCGCGTCGCCCTGGACTGGTTCGACGCCGGCCTGCAAGTGGTGGCCGTCGCCGATGCCCGCAGCAACCCGCGTGGCGCGCTGGTGGAAGAAGCCCGCGCCAAGGGTATCCGCATCCTTACCGGCAGCGCCGTGATCGAAGCCCGTGGCAGCAAGCGCGTCAGCGGGGCACGTGTGGCCGCGATCGACGTTCGTGCCCACAAAGTCACCAGCCCTGGCGAATGGCTGGACTGCGACCTGGTGGCCAGTTCCGGCGGCTACAGCCCGGTGGTCCACCTGGCTTCGCACCTGGGCGGCAAGCCGATCTGGCGTGAAGACATCCTCGGTTTCGTGCCGGGCGAAGCACCGCAGAAACGCGTGTGCGTCGGCGGTGTGAATGGCGTCTACGGTCTCGGCGATTCCTTGGCCGACGGTTTTGAAGGCGGCGTGCGCGCGGCCAGCGAAGCCGGCTTCAAGGCTGTGGAGGGCGTGTTGCCCAAGGCCCTGAGCCGTCATGAAGAACCGACCCTGGCGTTGTTCCAGGTGCCTCATGAAAAAACCACCGCACGGGCGCCGAAGCAATTCGTCGACCTGCAGAACGACGTCACCGCTGCCGCCATCGAACTCGCCACCCGCGAAGGCTTCGAGTCGGTGGAGCACGTCAAGCGCTACACCGCACTGGGCTTCGGCACCGACCAGGGCAAGCTGGGCAACGTCAACGGCCTGGCCATCGCGGCCCGCTCGCTGAACGTGAGCATCCCGCAGATGGGCACCACCATGTTCCGTCCGAACTACACGCCGGTGACCTTCGGCGCGGTGGCCGGCCGGCACTGCGGGCACATCTTCGAGCCGGTGCGCTTCACCGCGCTGCATGCCTGGCATGTGAAAAACGGCGCCGAGTTCGAAGACGTCGGCCAGTGGAAACGGCCTTGGTACTTCCCGAAGAACGGCGAAGACCTGCATGCCGCGGTCAAGCGCGAATGCAAGGCCGTGCGCGACAGCGTCGGCCTGCTGGACGCCTCGACCCTGGGCAAGATCGACATCCAGGGCCCGGATGCCCGTGAGTTCCTCAACCGCATCTACACCAACGCCTGGACCAAGCTCGACGTGGGCAAGGCCCGCTACGGCCTGATGTGCAAGGAAGACGGCATGGTCTTTGACGACGGCGTGACTGCCTGTCTGGCCGACAACCACTTCCTGATGACCACCACCACTGGCGGTGCGGCCCGTGTACTGCAATGGCTGGAGATCTACCAGCAGACCGAATGGCCGGACCTGAAGGTGTATTTCACCTCGGTTACCGACCACTGGGCGACCATGACCCTGTCGGGGCCCAATAGCCGCAAGCTGCTGAGCGAAGTCACCGATATCGACCTGGACAAGGACGGCTTCCCGTTCATGACCTGGAAGGAGGGCCTGGTGGGCGGCGTGCCGGCGCGGGTGTTCCGCATCTCGTTCACCGGTGAGCTGTCGTACGAAATCAACGTGCAGGCCGACTACGCCATGGGCGTGCTTGAACAGATCGTCGAGGCCGGCAAGAAGTACAACCTGACCCCGTATGGCACCGAGACCATGCATGTGTTGCGGGCCGAGAAGGGCTTCATCATCGTCGGCCAGGACACCGACGGCTCGATGACCCCGGACGACCTGAACATGGGCTGGTGCGTTGGCCGGACCAAGCCGTTCTCGTGGATCGGCTGGCGTGGGATGAATCGCGAAGACTGCGTGCGTGAAGAACGCAAGCAACTGGTGGGCCTCAAGCCGATCGACCCGAATGTCTGGCTGCCGGAAGGCGCGCAGCTGGTGTTCAACCCCAAGCAGGCGATCCCGATGTCGATGGTCGGCCACGTGACCTCCAGCTATGCGCATAACTCCCTGGGTTATTCGTTTGCCATGGGCGTGGTCAAGGGCGGCTTGAAGCGCCTCGGCGAGCGAGTCTTCGCACCGCTGGCGGATGGCCGGGTGATCGAGGCAGAGATCGTTTCTTCGGTGTTCTTCGATCCGAAGGGGGATCGGCAGAACGTTTAA
- a CDS encoding sarcosine oxidase subunit gamma gives MTAVNVYQQRPTTGAKAESSLHHADLASLVGKGRKNAGVTVREKKLLGHLTIRGDGHDPAFAAGVHKALGLELPGALAVIVKGETSLQWLGPDEWLLVVPSGEEFAAEKNLREALGDLHIQIVNVSGGQQILELSGPNVRDVLMKSTSYDVHPSNFPVGKAVGTVFAKSQLVIRHTAEDTWELVIRRSFSDYWWLWLQDAAAEYGLSVQA, from the coding sequence ATGACCGCAGTCAACGTGTACCAACAACGCCCCACCACCGGGGCCAAGGCCGAGTCGTCGCTGCACCATGCCGACCTCGCCAGCCTGGTGGGCAAGGGCCGCAAGAACGCCGGCGTGACCGTGCGCGAGAAAAAACTCCTCGGCCACCTGACCATTCGTGGCGATGGCCACGACCCTGCGTTCGCCGCGGGTGTGCACAAAGCCCTGGGCCTGGAATTGCCGGGTGCGCTGGCCGTCATCGTCAAGGGTGAAACCAGCCTGCAATGGCTGGGCCCGGATGAGTGGCTGCTGGTGGTGCCGAGCGGCGAGGAATTCGCCGCCGAGAAGAACCTGCGCGAAGCGCTGGGCGACCTGCACATCCAGATCGTCAACGTCAGCGGCGGCCAGCAGATCCTCGAACTGTCCGGCCCGAACGTGCGCGACGTGCTGATGAAATCCACCAGCTACGATGTACACCCAAGCAACTTCCCGGTAGGCAAGGCCGTGGGCACGGTGTTCGCCAAGTCGCAACTGGTGATCCGCCACACGGCTGAAGACACCTGGGAACTGGTGATCCGCCGCAGCTTTTCCGATTACTGGTGGCTGTGGTTGCAGGATGCCGCGGCGGAGTATGGGTTGAGTGTGCAGGCGTAA
- the purU gene encoding formyltetrahydrofolate deformylase, with the protein MSRAPDTWILTADCPSVLGTVDAVTRFLFEQGCYVTEHHSFDDRLSARFFIRVEFRQPDGFDEQSFRAGLAERAQAFGMVFELTPPNYRPKVVIMVSKADHCLNDLLYRQRIGQLSMDVVAVVSNHPDLKPLADWHQIPYYHFPLDPNDKPAQERQVWHVIEETGAELVILARYMQVLSPELCRKLDGKAINIHHSLLPGFKGAKPYHQAYNKGVKLVGATAHYINNDLDEGPIIAQGVEVVDHSHYPEDLIAKGRDIEGLTLARAVGYHIERRVFLNANRTVVL; encoded by the coding sequence ATGAGCCGCGCCCCAGACACATGGATCCTGACTGCCGACTGCCCCAGCGTGCTCGGCACGGTGGATGCGGTGACCCGCTTTCTGTTCGAGCAGGGCTGCTACGTCACCGAGCATCACTCCTTCGACGACCGGCTTTCGGCGCGCTTCTTCATACGCGTGGAGTTTCGCCAACCTGACGGTTTCGACGAGCAGAGCTTCCGCGCCGGCCTGGCCGAGCGCGCGCAAGCCTTCGGCATGGTCTTCGAACTGACCCCGCCGAACTACCGGCCGAAAGTGGTGATCATGGTCTCCAAGGCCGATCACTGCCTCAACGACTTGCTCTATCGCCAGCGCATCGGCCAGTTGTCGATGGACGTGGTGGCCGTGGTCTCCAATCACCCCGACCTCAAGCCGCTCGCCGACTGGCACCAGATTCCCTACTACCATTTCCCCCTGGACCCGAACGACAAGCCGGCCCAGGAGCGGCAGGTGTGGCACGTGATCGAGGAGACCGGCGCCGAACTGGTGATTCTTGCCCGCTACATGCAAGTGCTGTCGCCGGAACTGTGCCGCAAGCTCGACGGCAAGGCCATCAACATCCATCACTCATTGCTGCCGGGCTTCAAGGGCGCCAAACCGTATCACCAGGCCTACAACAAAGGCGTGAAACTGGTGGGCGCCACGGCGCATTACATCAACAACGACCTGGACGAAGGTCCGATCATCGCCCAGGGGGTGGAAGTGGTGGATCACAGCCACTATCCCGAAGACCTGATCGCCAAGGGACGCGATATTGAAGGGCTCACCTTGGCCCGCGCGGTGGGGTACCACATTGAGCGAAGGGTGTTTCTGAACGCCAATCGCACGGTCGTTCTTTAG
- a CDS encoding RHS repeat-associated core domain-containing protein, translating into MPSKDETLLCRYHYDPLDRLADCTPAAQASTRRFYLKERLASEIQGSLQRSIFQHDDQLLAQRQRKDEVSTATLLATDQQRSVLRVLDAAQPHPLAYTPYGHRAQENGLLSLLGFNGERPDPVTGHYLLGNGYRAFNPVLMRFHSPDNLSPFEKGGLNAYAYCLGDPVNKTDPTGHFPNLWKALLNVFKLRTPSTRAATTSSQATALNAANAVTPPNTATAIPPPSYSAGNLNGLRPPRQRGEPPAYRSLPPDYDDHGLDPLILATQKKYQNGGPPTYPEAEGLPWLFMPPRRRTAFLRYARSSTSSSSSNSSSSSSSGWSSDWSSISIGRSSRSSQSSQGSDRSSISLSAEQVDRIRRLS; encoded by the coding sequence ATGCCTTCTAAAGACGAAACGCTACTTTGCCGCTATCACTACGACCCTCTCGACCGCCTGGCTGATTGCACGCCTGCGGCCCAGGCCAGCACCCGCCGCTTCTACTTGAAGGAGCGCCTGGCCTCAGAGATTCAAGGCTCGTTACAGCGATCGATTTTTCAGCACGACGACCAGTTGTTGGCCCAGCGTCAACGAAAAGATGAGGTCAGCACAGCCACCTTGCTCGCCACCGATCAACAGCGTTCTGTTTTACGGGTGCTTGACGCAGCACAACCCCATCCCCTTGCCTACACGCCCTACGGCCACCGAGCTCAGGAAAACGGTTTGCTCAGCCTGCTCGGCTTCAACGGCGAGCGGCCGGATCCGGTGACCGGACACTATCTATTGGGGAATGGTTATCGGGCGTTCAATCCGGTCTTGATGCGGTTTCACAGTCCGGACAACTTGAGTCCGTTTGAGAAGGGTGGATTGAATGCATACGCCTATTGCCTAGGTGATCCCGTGAATAAGACGGATCCTACCGGGCATTTCCCTAACTTGTGGAAAGCTTTATTAAACGTTTTTAAGCTTCGAACACCAAGTACTCGCGCGGCCACTACATCCTCTCAAGCCACTGCTTTGAATGCAGCGAACGCTGTTACGCCCCCCAACACCGCAACTGCAATCCCTCCACCAAGCTATTCTGCCGGGAATCTCAATGGTCTGAGACCTCCGCGTCAACGCGGAGAACCTCCCGCTTATCGCTCGTTACCACCTGATTACGATGACCATGGATTGGACCCCCTCATACTAGCCACACAAAAAAAATACCAGAACGGCGGACCTCCAACTTATCCTGAAGCTGAAGGGCTTCCATGGCTGTTTATGCCACCGAGGAGGCGCACAGCTTTTTTACGCTACGCTAGATCCTCTACAAGCAGTAGCAGTAGCAATAGCAGTAGCAGTAGCAGCAGTGGCTGGAGCAGTGACTGGAGTAGCATTAGCATTGGCCGGAGCAGCAGAAGCAGCCAGTCGAGCCAGGGTAGCGACAGATCCAGCATCAGCTTATCTGCCGAACAAGTCGACCGAATCAGACGTCTCTCATAG
- a CDS encoding RHS repeat-associated core domain-containing protein, which yields MPKNQQTLLCQYQYDPLDRLADCTVTDQASARRFYAKGRISNEIQGQMQRSVVQHGDQLLAQQQCRDGTVETTLLATDRQRSVLQLLDAIQPGPLAYTPYGHRAPANGLLSLLGFNGERADPVTGHYLLGNGYRAFNPVLMRFNSPDSLSPFGAGGLNVYAYCAGDPLNRTDKTGHASGFFAWVMKSISKTRANIYKPLRAESISTLPASSGNLAGAAIESGSEINIRGAVLLPEKNRKALRAIGDPIVRNRAKLAHIESELINLKTSPELVAKKIASENADVTGIISPEILEQLAHQRIPNRIRHLDNKKLHYQTKLKNLQTQRSQVRQQ from the coding sequence ATGCCGAAGAACCAGCAAACCTTACTTTGCCAATACCAATACGATCCGCTGGATCGCCTGGCTGATTGCACGGTAACAGACCAGGCCAGCGCTCGACGCTTCTATGCGAAAGGCCGCATCAGCAACGAGATCCAGGGGCAGATGCAACGTTCGGTCGTCCAGCACGGCGATCAATTGCTGGCGCAACAACAGTGCCGGGATGGCACCGTCGAAACCACCTTGCTGGCAACCGACCGACAGCGTTCGGTATTGCAGTTGCTCGATGCAATACAACCTGGCCCCCTCGCCTACACACCCTACGGCCATCGCGCCCCGGCTAACGGCTTGCTCAGCCTGCTCGGCTTCAATGGAGAACGGGCGGATCCGGTGACCGGGCATTATCTGCTGGGCAATGGTTATCGGGCGTTCAATCCGGTGTTGATGCGGTTCAATAGTCCGGACAGTTTGAGTCCGTTTGGGGCGGGGGGGTTGAACGTCTACGCGTATTGCGCCGGGGACCCGCTAAACAGGACAGACAAAACTGGACACGCATCGGGATTTTTTGCGTGGGTAATGAAGTCGATCAGCAAGACCCGAGCTAACATCTACAAGCCTTTGCGAGCTGAAAGTATCAGCACACTGCCCGCATCCTCCGGAAACCTGGCAGGAGCCGCTATCGAAAGCGGGAGTGAAATAAACATCAGAGGAGCGGTGCTATTACCAGAAAAGAATCGCAAGGCTTTGAGAGCTATTGGAGATCCGATCGTACGCAACCGGGCAAAACTTGCACACATTGAATCCGAGTTAATTAACCTGAAAACCTCTCCAGAGCTCGTCGCCAAAAAAATCGCCAGCGAAAACGCTGATGTCACGGGAATTATAAGCCCTGAGATACTTGAGCAACTGGCACATCAACGTATTCCCAATCGAATCCGTCATTTGGATAACAAAAAACTTCATTATCAAACCAAGCTAAAAAACCTCCAAACCCAACGCTCACAGGTGCGCCAGCAATGA
- a CDS encoding lytic polysaccharide monooxygenase → MKYPSLALSCVLLSGIGLISCTDVKTPAKSPEIKHGTSQMPPSRQYYCWDQQDFNNGSANIRNAACREAFTAAGDADWERARLFNDWNAYSQNIPEGTEPEDVAPDGKLCSAGQDRFDSINLKSTAWHTTDLDVKDGRVQLTYVASQMHDPSEFKVYLTDPDNLTWAALKQSPDVKVRLAPDTKGPGTYYLDVQLPAGYVTDSRSVIFIMWQRHEDPARETFFSCSDVVLVRAKG, encoded by the coding sequence ATGAAATATCCGAGCCTCGCCCTGAGTTGCGTTCTTCTGTCCGGCATCGGTTTGATCAGTTGCACTGATGTCAAAACCCCGGCCAAGAGCCCCGAAATAAAACACGGTACCTCACAGATGCCGCCGTCCCGCCAGTATTACTGTTGGGATCAGCAGGACTTTAACAATGGCAGCGCAAACATCAGGAACGCTGCCTGCCGGGAAGCCTTTACAGCGGCAGGCGACGCCGATTGGGAACGCGCCCGTCTGTTCAACGATTGGAACGCCTACTCGCAGAACATCCCCGAAGGTACCGAGCCGGAAGACGTCGCTCCCGATGGGAAACTCTGTTCCGCCGGTCAGGATCGCTTCGACAGTATCAACCTCAAAAGCACTGCCTGGCACACCACTGACCTGGACGTGAAGGACGGCCGCGTGCAACTTACTTACGTCGCCAGCCAGATGCATGATCCCAGCGAATTCAAGGTTTACCTGACCGACCCGGACAACCTCACCTGGGCCGCGCTGAAGCAGTCTCCTGACGTCAAGGTGAGACTTGCCCCGGACACGAAAGGACCGGGTACCTATTACCTGGACGTTCAATTACCAGCAGGCTATGTCACGGACAGCAGGTCAGTGATCTTCATCATGTGGCAACGCCATGAAGACCCTGCTCGTGAAACGTTCTTCAGTTGCAGCGATGTGGTGCTGGTGAGAGCGAAAGGTTAG
- a CDS encoding DUF2780 domain-containing protein, with protein sequence MKVSRGFALSCLLSLAAGPAFAQFSLADATSVISAIQGNQQEGAVAAAPKAAGLLNTLGSELQITPEQAVGGAGAMLGLARNQLSEAQFSELSKSVPGLDQIAGNSAIGGLNGLGGLLGGGSDKNALLDGLLGNVKDTGDLNNAFSALGMDSGMIGQFAPIILQYLGQQGVAGSLLQDLGGIWGAGAGI encoded by the coding sequence ATGAAGGTTTCACGCGGTTTTGCATTGTCTTGCCTGCTCTCGTTGGCAGCCGGCCCGGCCTTCGCACAGTTCAGCCTCGCCGATGCGACAAGCGTGATCTCGGCCATCCAGGGCAACCAGCAGGAAGGGGCGGTGGCCGCCGCGCCGAAAGCCGCCGGATTGCTCAATACCCTCGGCTCGGAACTCCAGATCACGCCGGAGCAAGCCGTGGGCGGTGCCGGGGCGATGCTCGGGCTGGCCAGGAACCAGCTCAGCGAGGCGCAGTTCTCCGAGCTGAGCAAAAGTGTGCCGGGGCTCGATCAGATCGCCGGGAACAGCGCCATCGGTGGCCTTAACGGCTTGGGTGGCTTGCTGGGCGGCGGGTCGGACAAAAACGCTTTGCTCGACGGCTTGCTCGGTAACGTCAAGGACACCGGTGACCTGAACAATGCCTTCAGCGCGCTGGGCATGGACAGCGGCATGATCGGCCAGTTTGCCCCGATCATTTTGCAGTACCTCGGCCAACAGGGCGTCGCCGGTTCGCTGTTGCAGGACCTGGGCGGTATCTGGGGCGCCGGCGCCGGTATCTGA
- a CDS encoding acyltransferase, with protein MRRLLTGCFVTLLLLLNTLVLFGPLMVFALLKLVLPGRLRDYASWAVMWIAETWAEIDKLIFASCIPTRWDIRGGEGLRSDTSYLVISNHQSWVDIPALVQTLNRRTPFFKFFLKKELIWVPFLGLAWWALDYPFMKRYTKAFLAKNPELAGKDLEITKAACELFKRQPVTVVNYLEGTRYTPAKSQQQQSPFSHLLKPKAGGVAFVLAAMGEQLDAILDVTVVYPQQRIPGFWDLISGAVPRVIIDIQTRELDPALWQGDYGNDPVFRQHVQDWVNQLWSEKDRRIAQLRNESA; from the coding sequence ATGCGCCGCCTGCTCACCGGCTGTTTCGTCACCCTGCTGCTATTGCTCAATACCCTGGTGCTGTTCGGGCCGCTGATGGTGTTTGCATTGCTCAAACTGGTCCTGCCCGGGCGTCTTCGCGATTACGCCTCGTGGGCAGTGATGTGGATCGCCGAGACCTGGGCCGAGATCGACAAACTGATTTTCGCCTCGTGCATCCCCACCCGCTGGGACATTCGCGGTGGTGAAGGCCTGCGCAGCGACACCTCGTACTTGGTGATCAGCAATCACCAGTCATGGGTGGATATCCCCGCTCTGGTCCAGACCCTCAACCGGCGCACGCCGTTCTTCAAGTTCTTCCTCAAGAAAGAGTTGATCTGGGTGCCGTTCCTGGGGCTGGCGTGGTGGGCATTGGATTACCCTTTCATGAAGCGCTACACCAAGGCGTTCCTGGCGAAGAATCCCGAGCTGGCCGGCAAGGATCTGGAAATCACCAAGGCCGCCTGCGAGTTGTTCAAGCGTCAGCCAGTCACCGTGGTGAATTATCTCGAAGGTACACGCTACACCCCCGCCAAAAGCCAACAGCAGCAATCGCCCTTCAGTCATCTGCTCAAGCCCAAGGCCGGTGGCGTGGCGTTTGTGCTGGCGGCGATGGGCGAGCAACTGGATGCGATCCTCGACGTGACGGTGGTTTATCCGCAGCAGCGCATCCCCGGGTTCTGGGATTTGATCAGCGGCGCGGTGCCCAGGGTCATCATCGACATCCAGACCCGCGAACTGGACCCGGCGCTGTGGCAGGGCGACTACGGAAACGACCCGGTGTTTCGCCAGCATGTGCAGGACTGGGTCAACCAGCTCTGGAGCGAAAAGGACCGGCGCATTGCTCAGCTGCGCAACGAGAGCGCCTGA
- a CDS encoding ATP-dependent zinc protease, whose amino-acid sequence MKSVLALLSLVALPVLAAEPTLYGRYEYIALPEIGGEVLKAKMDTGALTASLSAKDIETFTRDGDDWVRFRLATKDASNKIYEHKIARISKIKTRSEEDEDDDEKIAPSKRPVVELEMCLGNVKRTVEVNLTDRSSFNYPLLIGAKALREFDAAVNPARRFTADKPDC is encoded by the coding sequence ATGAAATCCGTTTTAGCCCTGCTTTCCCTGGTGGCCCTCCCCGTGCTCGCCGCCGAACCGACCCTCTATGGGCGCTACGAATACATCGCGCTGCCGGAAATCGGTGGCGAAGTGCTCAAGGCCAAGATGGACACCGGCGCATTGACCGCCTCGCTGTCGGCCAAGGACATCGAGACGTTTACCCGTGACGGCGATGACTGGGTACGTTTCCGCCTGGCGACCAAGGACGCGAGCAACAAGATCTACGAACACAAGATCGCCCGCATCAGCAAGATCAAGACCCGTTCCGAAGAGGACGAGGACGACGACGAAAAGATCGCCCCCAGCAAGCGTCCGGTGGTGGAACTGGAAATGTGCCTGGGTAACGTCAAGCGCACCGTCGAGGTCAACCTGACCGACCGCAGCAGTTTCAACTACCCGTTGCTGATCGGTGCCAAGGCCTTGCGTGAGTTCGACGCGGCGGTGAACCCGGCGCGGCGGTTTACCGCGGATAAACCGGACTGTTGA
- the creB gene encoding two-component system response regulator CreB, with product MPHILIVEDEAAIADTLVFALQGEGFDTTWLSLGAAALEHQQKTPADLIILDVGLPDISGFETCKNLRRFSDVPVIFLTARDGEIDRVVGLEIGADDYVVKPFSPREVAARVRAILKRVAPRPFAEAGSALFQVDSERVQISYRGKPLNLTRHEFRLLNCLLEQPERVFSREQLLDALGVASDAGYERSIDSHIKSLRAKLRLVRAEAEPIQTHRGLGYSYSPGHS from the coding sequence ATGCCTCATATTCTGATTGTCGAAGACGAAGCCGCCATCGCTGATACGCTGGTGTTTGCGCTGCAGGGCGAGGGCTTTGACACCACCTGGTTGAGCCTGGGAGCCGCGGCCCTGGAGCATCAGCAGAAGACTCCGGCGGACCTGATTATTCTCGACGTGGGCCTGCCGGATATCAGCGGTTTCGAGACGTGCAAGAATCTCAGACGTTTCAGCGACGTTCCGGTAATTTTTCTTACGGCTCGGGATGGCGAGATTGACCGGGTGGTGGGCCTGGAGATTGGCGCCGATGATTACGTGGTCAAGCCCTTCAGCCCTCGCGAAGTTGCCGCCAGGGTTCGCGCGATTCTCAAGCGCGTGGCGCCGCGGCCTTTCGCGGAAGCGGGTTCGGCGTTGTTCCAGGTGGACAGCGAGCGCGTGCAGATCAGCTATCGCGGCAAGCCGTTGAACCTCACTCGTCATGAATTTCGCCTGTTGAACTGCCTGCTGGAGCAGCCTGAGCGGGTCTTCAGTCGCGAGCAGTTGCTCGACGCCCTGGGTGTGGCCAGCGATGCCGGCTACGAGCGCAGCATCGACAGCCATATCAAGAGCCTGCGCGCCAAGTTGCGCCTGGTCCGGGCCGAGGCCGAACCGATTCAGACCCACCGGGGCCTTGGCTACAGCTACAGCCCGGGCCACAGCTGA